Genomic segment of Oncorhynchus tshawytscha isolate Ot180627B linkage group LG13, Otsh_v2.0, whole genome shotgun sequence:
ctgacaatttgttagctatgctgtcattacgaaccacatagcatatcgtTACAGCAGAAtcccagctagcaatgaggaatcggcCCAGAAGCGGCCCTCTTCTGGGAGGCCGGAACTGATTGAATTCGCCCAGAATTAGGGTGTCGGACTCGGCccggaatcaaaatgaatgactgcccagaatcaGCCCAAGTACATCGGGCCGTTTCCTCTACCCAAATTCAGCTAACATCTTACCAGAATCTCCCCAGAAGCTGTCCgatgcaaatttaaataaatgtatacaaaattacccaatttagtcattttaaatacTACTATTATACATACAAAGTATACCCATCCACAAAAActgaggaaacaccatacacccgGTGACCGTGTCAGCGGGCATGCGCCTGGCCCGCAGGACCTCCCCTAACTCAGACGATGCTGTGTCAATTGTgcatcgcctcatgggtctcctggttgtGGCAAGCACGGGACTCGAgacagcatctgtagcaacgcagtttgtactgcgatgcagtgtcttagactgctgtgcTACTCGGGAGTGTAATGAAcacaaagggagacagagagctggtttcaagcgcagggcgcagcaggtgtttattggtaAAGGACCAcatgaggaggcaggtagctgggtccaggggcaggcagaaggtcatacacagggggtccaaaaaggcaatAGTACAGGCATGGAAAAGGCTTGTAACGtcatccgggagatcaggcaataggttgataacaggaaatccgataggctaaagtacaggcagggaataggcaaaaggcattgttagtgaggcaggcagaaactatcatacacaggaggagtaaATCACGGGAAAAACAGAGCTCcgaatagaagtgtgtcacaaaacaaacaatacctcacaatgacggggatgcaaagaactgaactatataatgtgtgataatgacatacaagTGTGTGAACAGGTAATCAAAATTCAGGTGAttaggatctggagagtgagctgcgttcaggggatctatgtgcttgagagtgtgagctggaaagtggactggaaagtgagctgtgtccaggggatctacgtgtttgagagtgagttGAAAGCAGATGTTACAGGGAGGCTCCATccacaaagtttttaatgcttatcaattgccttgcacaaagtataaAAATTCTAAAATACTACACAGGACTCTTAAagaatttcatttaaatgttaattgtattttttgatcacagaaacaatTAGAAAacatggaaaaataaataatgaaatgttaattatttAAAGCAGCCCTCATCTGCCAGAGAGTGGTCCCAATCCGCCGAGCCccaagaaatacatttgggccaaGTAAACTCTCACCGGAATTCGCTCTGACTATCTACagtactctgatttcagagcactctcctcTGAGTGTAATGAATTTATGAGCGCTCAACCCCCATTGAATATGACTGGTGTCAGTAAACTTCAGCAAAAGAGCGTAATTTACagtcacagttacagtcaccaacgctctggaaaactgcctaaccagctctgctagggcgagtaaaatggtcagagtggtctcatttgtgtctggaagtagctagcaagctagccaacgttagcttgggtgTTTGACTGCCATAAGATCAGAAAGCCAAAGGCTGgagtgtccagtgtgcgctccgagagcgaaagttctgaatttacaaacagacaatctgactacgctctgaatttacaagtgcactctggcactccagattgaatttaagaacacacccaAAGTTGTAAAATGTttagctagtcatttgttatgctaactagcgagcaagaggttgcatagcaacagcatcaacttccggtagacaagTGAAGAGACAGTATGCTCAACTGAAAGCATACTgttcgtttacagtatactaaaattaactatgtagtatatactcattaagtgtGCAGTATacgtatgttagtatgggtattcgcaCGCAGCTCTGGTTaactctgccaggaggctgaaacttggctgcAAGTGGCTCTTCCAGCAAGACACTAACCCCAAGAACACATCATAATCTACAAATAAATGATTAATTGACCACAAAACCaatattttgcaatggccatctcagtctcttgacttgaaccccattgaaaacctgtggtttgaattgaagagggcagtccataaacacagacaaaggatatcaaggatctggaaagattctgaatggaggaatggtctaagatccctcccgatgtgttctccaatctcataaaacattttagaaaaaggctcagtgtcattatcctcgcaaggtgaggtattgaaaacagggatgacaataattttgacccctatctttaaaaaaataaatatattacttgttaaactaaATGTATTTCTCTGAACAATAAAACAACATCATTTTCAAATGTTTTTGAGCATACAATAGCTCAGTATTTCGAGCTAGCAGTatatcgctgcagctgtacatagtctatcggtaaatagcccacccaattttacctacctcatccccatactgtttacatttatttacttttctgctcttttgcacaccaatatgtcTACaatgtacatgaccatctgatcatttatcactccagtattaatctgcaaaattgtaattatttgcctacctcctcatgccttttgcacacaatgtatatagactctcttttttttcctgTGTtactgacttgttaattgtttactccatgtgtaactctgtgttgtctgttcagactgctatgctttatcttggccaggtcgcagttgcaaatgagaacttgttctcaactagcctacctggttaaataaaggtgaaataaaataaaataaaataaatacaaatattattattttatagtcttttttttgctcatctttatcaagtgtgccaataattttggacctgCAGGATACGTATCATTTTTTTAAACTGAAAACAAAAAGAAATTACATAAAAAGAAATCTCTTGTGCCATAAATTGTGCTAATATATTGTACACAAATGAATTGAATAAATTAAAATTAGTCTCTAATTACTCTTATTTTCTCTAACTCACAAACTAATTCTAAAATCTTTAAGGAGCGCAAGGTATTTTGTTTCATTTCAAAAAAGCATAACATTTTATAAAAGCAGAATATTTCAGCCACCTTACATTATTCAGCCTTGCAGGCAGCTTGGTGGTTTTCCTGGCCCTCTGCTAGTGGTGGTGCATCCTGGGACAGTTGATATTGATTGTGCCATTTGCTGAGGAGACAGACCGAGAAACATTAGTACCCAGCTCACCCCTGCTGAAAAACACATTAACTGCCTGCATTGGGAGCCCTGTCTCGTAACCATGGCAAAGCATGCAGGGAGCAGGTAGGGGTATTAGGGGGCAGCGGGTTCAACACACAGTCTCTCTGGGATTGTCTCTCAagctctctccctgtttctctccaaATCCCACACAGAGGCACGTACAGggtcatgcgcacacacacacatacaatttgtATGTATTTTTCTTATTCAGGCTGCTTCCATCACTCATATGTTACCACATACCTCTTATCTCCCTTAATCTCCATACATCAATCTTTTTCCTGTCTATGGAGACATGAGAACAAAATATAGAGGTAGGGAAAATAAAGGGGTAGCAAATCAAGTTGTGCGAAAATAAGAAAAGTAGTGCTTGATATACTGTATTTTCATTATTTCTACAGTTATAGATCTATGCCATATTATTTTATACAGAAGCTGTAAAAGTTCTCAGCTATACTGTAGTGATCCTCCTCCCTAATGAGCCACCTAGCAATTCCCACCAAGTGGGTTAACCCTATTGGCGTGATGCGTAGGGGGCTTGCTTTTCACGCCAGTGATACCTGTTCATGACCCACTCCCTCCATTcgctacattggtgtcagaagtgggatggtGGACATGAGGCCATCGAAACGCACGGCCGGACGTGTGAGGGGACTGAGGTGGTCAAAGCACGGGACAAGCCTTCCCAGTCCGAGGGGGTAGTGTAGCGATCCTCGCTAACAATTCCTAAGTGGGTTAACCCTATTGGTGCAATGCATATAGGGTGTTTTCTTTTCACGCCAGCACCACAGGtttatgtctctgtccctccgtttGCTACTCTCACTGATCTTTTAATTAATGTTATTATCTAAAATTTTGCAGTTTCAAGAACACAGGTACATCTAGCAATTAATAACTAATTAATTGATGAGATATACATTTTCATGATCCAAAGACCAATAGATCTAGCAGGGATGGCTGCTGTTGGCACTGTACAAAACATTCACTCTCCATCATGGACAGATCATcagtaagagaggagagaactcGGCGGAAGTGGACGCTGATGGGGAGCGTGAATATAATGACGGGGGAATCAAGGAGAATTGGAATGTTGTCCAAAATAATATAAAACGGAGCAAAGAAGCAGACAGTGATGAGAATGTCCCTTCTTATCTTGTAGGAGTACATTTtgtttgaaaataagaatttgttcttaactgacttgcctagttaaataaaggtaaaataaaaaaataaaaagtgatgAAAATATAACATGTTGCAATTGTGGTGGTAACCAATACGCCACCTATTTGGAATGCCCAACAAGGGTGAAAGAGAATGAGGTGACCGATGTTAGGGCCTTTAAAAGGGTTGAGGGTTCAAATGCTGCTCCTGAATAGTCCATGGTGGTGGATAGGCATTCACTGAAGGCTGCAGGGGTTGCCGTTCAACGGCAGAACCCAGATATGTTAAAGGTACAGAAGGTGGACTTTGTGGCCTTTATAGCTATGGTGATTAATGGCACTGCCAAGGTGGAGAGGAAGTCCTGGAAAATAGACATCGTTGTGGATGCGGCGGAATGTTTCCTGGGACTGAAAGACTTCTTGGCAGAGGACTTGCATGGAGTATTGTCACAAGCCTCTCAGGTGAGAATTAAACATGAAtacattatttaacctttatttaactaggctagtcagaaAGAAGGGCGATATGGGGATTTGAAGGATAGAAGAAGTGGGTGTTTGGGGTTTTTGGTTTTGTCAATGTggtttttattgttttattttgggTGGATTTAAGTTTGTTTTCCCTATCATGTATGGGTTTTATTTTTACCTTGTTTTTTTCAACGTcgtccagttggtggcggtaataCATATTTTGGGGTTGTAGCATGTCCAGATCATCCAGAAGAAGCCCAAGCGTTTTCCCAGGCTTTCAAAGGAAATTAATCTGAGATATGATGTTATTATGcttcttttttattttataataatTGCTCAAGGAAAGAACAGGGGTCATAGACAACAGCTTATTTATTTCAGGGAGCGGAAATGAAAAACGTTGTTCCACTTCCCCTTTAGTCGATAGGAAATCAGCTTTCACTCGCCACAACGTCCGGTTGAAATTCAaatcgctagctagctaaaaaattACAACAAAGGCCGATTAAACATCTGGCGACTTTCATGACAAACGATATCTGATAGAAGTGTAGACAGCACCAGCTACGCGAGGATTGTACCAAGGTGAGGCGTGTGCTATTTTCATTAAACTAGTTTAGCCTGCTTGAGATCCGGGGCTGTCGTAAGCGATCGAGCTAATGCTAGCTACCTAGCTGGATATGCTACGTAGTTTGCTAGCTTACTTTAAAGTAAATTTACTTAGGTAGCTAGTTCACCCCGGTCGTAGAAGATGAATGTGATGATGCTTCGAACATCTGGTAAAgttggctaactagctactagtaaCCAAAACAGTCACTGAATCAGGATACTACTAGCTAGATAGATTTCAGTGTCGCGTCAATGCATCAACTTTAGTTTACTTATGGAGGAGAAGACTGTCATATCAGATTTTGTTTATTGTGCACCTTTCCATACACATAATTGCAACGTGACCTATCACAAAATGAAGAAACTGCAATTGGTAAACCATCTATGTTTACAATGTGCATATTACAAGACACGTTAGGCTGGACACATTACATTTTTAACAATACTTTTTCTGATAAAACTAGTTCATTGCATCCGCCatggagcccagtttcataatattaCAAATATGTCCCAGCTGTCTGCCGTAGTTTGAAGTAATCAcgaaaaaacaggccttattttgGGGCATTTTCCCGGCTCCTAATAGTTATATTGAGCACCGTGGCACCAACTCGCCTTCCGACCGTTCTACTCACATTGTTCTAAGTCACGCCGCCTGCTTCGCTGTTGGCAATGCCCACGTTGGTAGTAAAAATGTACACCACAACACATTACTCATGTAACTACTTCCTTGTTATGCAGACATACTCAAACTTTGCACCATCGAGGTGCGGATGTTTACTTATTACAAAAGTTATTTTTCATGTTTCGTCCTAAGaacagattgtagtggtaaaataaaaagggataCATAAATGGAATTATAAGCGTCACTCCAGTCAGAAGAGACCCTGCGAATGTTCAATTCGCTAACGTTCTTTTGCCATGTTTCATCCTTGGGGGAATTTTGACTCATTCTATTGTCCAGCCTAGACATGCTAGATACACTTTCTCGTGCCCACATATGCCAGTTTTATGAAGGGGTGCGTGCACAAAgaacattttgttttgtattgtaaCCTTCTCGATATGACCTTTACAGTGGGAAGCCCTAAGTAGTTCACAAGACCTCCTAGGAAGTGAGctggaaggaaagaaagaaggagccAGGTTGCAAGAAAACAGATGAAAGAAGAAGCAACAATGTCGGAAGAAGGGGCAACAATGTCAGAAGAGGGGGCAACAATGTTGGATGAAGGGGCAACGGCGTCGGAAGAAGGGGAAGGGGCAACGGCATCGGAAGAAGGGGAAGGGGCAACGGCTTCAGAAGAAGGGGCAATGGCGTCGGAAGAAGGAGCAATGGCTTCGGAAGAAGGGGCAATGGATGCCACTGGTAGTGAAGAGGAGTCCGATGAGGCCTTGTCTAATGGCAGCCCCATACCACCTAATAGGGGAAGGGGTAGGCCCAAAGGATCAGGCTCCAAGAAACCTAAGATACTGAGGGTACTAGACAAGCAGCCACGGGGCAGGCCACGTAAAGTGGTTGACCCTAATGCTGTTTCAGCAGAGACAACTGCACCTTTGAAGCGTGGCCGGCCCAAAAAagttcagcaaaaaaaaaaaatgggtagGCCGAGGAAGTACCTGCTGTCAcccgaggaggaagaggagagaaagatactGAAAAGCCAACCTAAGGGACCTAGAGTGTGGAAGCCGCTAGGAAGGCCGCGCATCCATCCCCGCGGGGATCCCCCCGCCACACCCACCTCTGCCGAGCCACGGAGAAGAGGCCGTCCACTCAAGGCATCAACAGGTAGAGGTGCCCACTTACGGAAGAACCCACCTCCAACTTCTAAAGTTTCAAAGCCCCCCGCTAAAGATGATTCCCCGCGAAAGAGTGGCCGCCCCTTAGGCTCCTTCAAAGCCAAGAGAGCAGCAGAGACGGATAGGTCCAACAGTTCACCCTCAGCCAAACAGGGTTGCACTGTTTCTCCAATAGTAAGGCTTTACCGCTGCTCCAACGGTAAAGCAAATGTGTTTGATGAAGCTGCCTTCCAAGCCCAGAGGCAAAAAGGCAGGAGAAAGACTGTGAACGTTGATTATACAGCATATGATTCAGAGGAGGAAAATGAAGATACACAGAGAAATGAGGATGAAGTCTTTTCTCTAGTAGAAGATGACGAAGAAGAGGAAATTAAACCACGCGATGGTCATGGCAAGGCTAGTAACCCTGGTAAGTTAGCGGCAGCTATTAAGAAAAAAGAAGTGGTTGTTCCTAAGAGGGGGGGCAGAAAGCCTGGCTCAATCAAAAAGGTTGTAAAGTAAAAGGAACCTGGGCGGAGCAGACTGAACGAGTATCAATAGCATCTTGTaagatgtttttttaaacattttattatcTCTTACCCAACTCTTGTTTTCTCAACTAACCTATGTGTCTGTTTGCTCTTGCTGTTATTTTTTATGGTTTGATGCCTTTGTGGAAACCATGTGGAAAAAACAAGTACTTTTTGTACTTCCTTGGTCATCCATAGCTTGAATGATGTGAAGACAATTTCATTGACCGTTGTTAATCTTGTATTGTTCTGTTCAGACTTATCCCATTTAGATTTTTTCACTGGTACTGTCATTGATACAGTTTCTAATTCCATACACATCCTATAGTTGATGATATTCTCATTGAGGTTTGTTAATCTTGTATTGGTCTGTGCAGATTTGTCCAAATAAGCTCAAATGGTTTTAAATCAATTGAATTAGGTAAGTATTTTGTTTTTCGTTTTTTATCTCTCCTTAAGCTCTGTAGTTTTCGAATGTCTTCTAATTTTATTTGCCTTAATTGCCAAAGCTTTGAATGTAACAACTTCCCCCTTCCCAGCTATCTTTGTTTCGATATAGATGTTGTTAGTTTCACTATCATGGCACCCTTTtacctataaagtgcactacttttgaccgaagCCAAAAGTCAAAAATAATGCACTATAAGGGGAAtatggtgccgtttgggacgGTACTATAATCATAGTTTTCTTTCACTTGGTTCATTGCATACTTCACCTTGTGGAGTCAAGACGGTAACTGTAAACTTCCAATCCATCATCCTTAAGATTTCTCTTAGAAGATGTATGGTTATTGACTATTGTGATGGTTTTGTTTGCCAGTATCATCCTTGTAATTCACTCATCACTCCTCACAGTTCTTTTTAAGACTTTTTATGTCAGCTCTTTTTACTTGTTTTTTATCACTTGGCTTTCATCTGAAGTGGATGCTTGGTTTCACAGACTCTGGGTGATGATGTGTGTAAATGTTCAGATTGTATGTTAAACATGTCTTCATCTAGCCtggtatttgtttatttaattaattatgtgCTGGACCATGATATCAACAGTTCATACTGCATTACAACTTCGTAAATTATGTAATATAAAAATAGTAATTGAGGTACACAACAGCATCTATCATTTGTATGAATTCATGTTCCTGTGACCAAAGCTTGCTAGTTTCATGTTTTCAACTTGGTCTGTTCTTATGCTATGTTGCTTGGATTAATACAATGTTCTTCAAGATGCAGTTAGAACTATAGAGATACATACTGTAATTTTTACCTATGTATTTATCTCTGTGATCAGAAACAGGTCTGTGAAACCTCCCCAACGTTCATTTGAGGGTAATGTGAATTTCAGTTTTTTTAGAGAGAGCAAATATTTAGAAAGTTTCGTGTAATAAAGTGAAATGTCAAACTTTGTTTTTGTTGATGTTTTTTAATCTCAATAAAACCTCATATGACTTAATTTGTCTTTATTTGGTATTATTGTAAAACTTAATTGTTTGAAAAGCAGAATGTGGTGAATAAATGGAAGATTTGATAGAAACATTTATTCCTGGCTGGTCAGGATCAAAAAGTCAGTGGTGGAATGTTCACACAGTTTATTGGACCGAGCTCAATCCATAAGTAATACTGACGTCTGCAGAGTCTGACTCAGCCGAGTTCCCCGActctacccaacgtttattgacaagattattcccgtcattcttagtttagctaaatggtatagtcgttgtgcattctcaatggacattcgggtcttttcgtaaattcgctctggctatctacagtactctgatttcagagcactctcctcTGAGTGTAATGAATTTATGAGCGCTCAACCCCcattgaatatggctggtgtctgTAAACTTCAGCAAAAGAGCGCCATTTACagtcacagttacagtcaccaacgctctggaaaactgcctaaccagctctgctagggcgagtaaaatggtcagagtggtctcatttgtgtctggaagtagctagcaagctagccaacgttagcttgggtgTTTGACTGCCAGAAGATCAGAAAGCCAAAGGCTGgagtgtccagtgtgcgctccgagagcgaaagctctgaatttacaaacagacaatctgactatgctctgaatttacaagcgcactctggcactccagattgaatttaagaacacacccaAAATTGTAAAATGTttagctagtcatttgttatgctaactatgtagcaagaggttgcatagcaacagcatcaactacCGGTAGACAAGTGAAGAGACAGTATGCTCAACTGAAAGCATActgtttgtttacagtatactaaaattaactatgtagtgtatatactcattaagtgtGCAGTATacgtatgttagtatgggtattcgcaCGCAgctctggttgcctctgccaggaggctgaaacttggctgcAAGTGGCTCTTCCAGCAAGACACTAACCCCAAGAACACATAATCAACAAATAAATGATTAATTGACCACAAAACCaatattttgcaatggccatctcagtctcttgacttgaaccccattgaaaacctgtggtttgaattgaagagggcagtccataaacacagacaaaggatatcaagtatctggaaagattctgaatggaggaatggtctaagatccctcccgatgtgttctccaatctcataaaacattttagaaaaaggctcagtgtcattatcctcgcaaggtaaggtattgaaaacagggatgacaataattttgacccctatctttaaaaatatatatattacttgttaaacaaaatgtatttctctGAACAATAAGACAACATAATTTTCAAATGTTTTTGAGCATACAATAGctcagtatttttgttatttattttatagtatttttttgctcatctttatcaagtgtgccaatcattttggacctgCGGGACGTATCAAAATAATTTActgaaaacaaaaataaattacaTAAAAATAAATCTCTTGTGCCATAAATTGTGCTAATATATTGTACACAAATTAATTGAATAAATTAAAATTAGTCTCTAATTACTCTTATTTTCTCTAACT
This window contains:
- the LOC112264912 gene encoding chromosomal protein D1-like, with product MKEEATMSEEGATMSEEGATMLDEGATASEEGEGATASEEGEGATASEEGAMASEEGAMASEEGAMDATGSEEESDEALSNGSPIPPNRGRGRPKGSGSKKPKILRVLDKQPRGRPRKVVDPNAVSAETTAPLKRGRPKKVQQKKKMGRPRKYLLSPEEEEERKILKSQPKGPRVWKPLGRPRIHPRGDPPATPTSAEPRRRGRPLKASTGRGAHLRKNPPPTSKVSKPPAKDDSPRKSGRPLGSFKAKRAAETDRSNSSPSAKQGCTVSPIVRLYRCSNGKANVFDEAAFQAQRQKGRRKTVNVDYTAYDSEEENEDTQRNEDEVFSLVEDDEEEEIKPRDGHGKASNPGKLAAAIKKKEVVVPKRGGRKPGSIKKVVK